Genomic DNA from Paucilactobacillus hokkaidonensis JCM 18461:
GGCTTTGTCTTTTTAATTATTAACAATAACTCATCAAATTACTTTTTTGTACCTTGCTCTTCGATTTCTTCTAGAGTCTTACCTTTTGTTTCTGGAACACATGAATGGATAAACCATACACCAAGTAAACAAATAACTCCAAAGATTGCAAAGACGGCTTCTTGTGGCATTGCTGCAGTCATAATTGGGAATAACAAACCAACTAAGAATGAACCAATCCAGTTAAATGATGATGCTAAACCGGATGAACGTCCACGAATAGCAAGTGGAAAGATTTCTCCAACAATAACCCAAGTTAATGGTGCCCAAGTAAATGAGTAGAAGGCAACATAGATACACAAGAATACAACGATCATCATTGGACTTGCGTTTGGAATCAACGTATTAATAATGGCTGGCAAAATAAAGGAAAGACCCATGACAGTACCACCCATAATTAATAACGTACGACGTTTAAATTTATCAGCAATTACTAAGAATAGAAGTGAACCCAAGACAAGAATTACACCTTGAATGATAGGCCACATAAGAGCTGAACTAGCTGCGCTTCCTGTTGCTTTTTCAACAATCAATGGAATGTAGTAGAAGATAGCATTTGCACCTTGGAATTGTTGAAAGGCAGCAACCCCAACACCAGCAATTACTAAGTAACGATATTTACCACTAAATAGGGTTCCCCATGAGGTTGTTTTAGCGGCATCAGTTTCTTCTTTAGCAGTTTCTTTAATTTGAACAAGTTCATCATCAATTTCTTTTGGTGTATCACGAATGTATCCTAGAACTTTGCGAGCAGCATCTTCGTGTCCCGTTTTCACTAAGAAACGTGGTGATTCAGGCAATTTCAATACCCCAAAGAATAAAATAACAGCTGGGACCGCAGCTAAACCAAGCATTAAACGCCAAGCAATAGCTTCAGGTAGTTCTTTCAATAAATAGTCCATGATATATGAAATCAACATACCAGAAACGATCATTGTTTGGTTAAGTCCTGATAAACGGCCACGTAAACGTGCAGGAGCCATTTCAGACATGTAGGCAGGAACTAAAGCTGAGGCAGCCCCAACAGCTAATCCTAAGAACATCCGAACAATAATTAAGTAATATTGACCATCATGAGGAGCCAATCCTGACATAATAGAAAATACCATGAAGACAATTGCAGACATTAGGATCATCCGACGGCGACCCCAACGGTCTGACAGTTGACCAGCTAATGCTCCACCAAAGATGGCACCGAACATAACGGCTGAAGTAATCCAACCAACAACACCGGCACTAGCCTTTAATGACCAATCAATTTGCAGGAATGGTAAAGCTCCTGTCATAACACCAATATCATACCCAAATAAAATACCACCAAATGATCCAAAGAAATATATGAACCAACTTGGAATTCGTTTTTCCTTTTCCATTACGCTTGCTCCTTTGCTCTAAAAAAGTTTGTTGTTATATTTCAAATACCTCTGTAGA
This window encodes:
- a CDS encoding sugar porter family MFS transporter gives rise to the protein MEKEKRIPSWFIYFFGSFGGILFGYDIGVMTGALPFLQIDWSLKASAGVVGWITSAVMFGAIFGGALAGQLSDRWGRRRMILMSAIVFMVFSIMSGLAPHDGQYYLIIVRMFLGLAVGAASALVPAYMSEMAPARLRGRLSGLNQTMIVSGMLISYIMDYLLKELPEAIAWRLMLGLAAVPAVILFFGVLKLPESPRFLVKTGHEDAARKVLGYIRDTPKEIDDELVQIKETAKEETDAAKTTSWGTLFSGKYRYLVIAGVGVAAFQQFQGANAIFYYIPLIVEKATGSAASSALMWPIIQGVILVLGSLLFLVIADKFKRRTLLIMGGTVMGLSFILPAIINTLIPNASPMMIVVFLCIYVAFYSFTWAPLTWVIVGEIFPLAIRGRSSGLASSFNWIGSFLVGLLFPIMTAAMPQEAVFAIFGVICLLGVWFIHSCVPETKGKTLEEIEEQGTKK